The Saccharomonospora glauca K62 genome has a segment encoding these proteins:
- a CDS encoding DUF3558 domain-containing protein, giving the protein MGRVSAVVGVGLVLAVAGCSEGVDGDAAPTSESSVSVSASPSSSAQAGGSELPHSGAPAVADPLPESALPSDPCEVLTPQQVEEILGEGASEGKRKDLDELGPGCDWGNQDTLGGFKIGFDTVARQGLSAAYANAKPRSAIFREVGPVDRFPAVAYKDSEDDPYCTVVVGLADDYAISATVTLSFEKEEAGVDSCGPAERIAATVVGNLKDRAGE; this is encoded by the coding sequence ATGGGGCGCGTGAGTGCGGTGGTGGGTGTCGGTCTGGTGTTGGCCGTTGCTGGGTGTTCGGAGGGTGTGGACGGGGATGCGGCGCCGACGTCTGAGTCGTCGGTGTCCGTGTCGGCGAGTCCTTCGTCGAGTGCTCAGGCGGGTGGGTCGGAGTTGCCGCATAGTGGTGCGCCGGCTGTGGCGGATCCGTTGCCGGAGTCGGCACTGCCCAGTGATCCGTGTGAAGTGCTCACGCCGCAGCAGGTTGAGGAAATACTGGGCGAAGGAGCGTCGGAGGGTAAGCGGAAAGACTTGGATGAGCTTGGGCCGGGCTGTGACTGGGGGAACCAGGACACCCTCGGTGGGTTCAAAATCGGTTTCGACACTGTTGCCCGGCAGGGCTTGAGTGCGGCGTATGCCAATGCCAAGCCACGGAGTGCGATCTTCCGTGAGGTGGGGCCGGTCGATCGTTTTCCCGCGGTGGCTTATAAGGACAGTGAAGACGACCCTTATTGCACTGTGGTGGTGGGGTTGGCTGATGACTACGCGATATCGGCCACGGTGACGCTGAGTTTTGAAAAAGAAGAAGCCGGGGTGGATTCGTGTGGGCCTGCCGAGAGGATCGCTGCGACCGTTGTGGGGAATCTGAAGGACCGGGCGGGGGAGTGA